Proteins encoded together in one Rhizobacter sp. J219 window:
- the ispG gene encoding flavodoxin-dependent (E)-4-hydroxy-3-methylbut-2-enyl-diphosphate synthase, with the protein MTQAPAALDDFIEPAVPLVRRNLQAQVRWGARLVTIGGDAPVRVQSMTNTDTVDVIETAIQIKELAVAGSELVRITVNTPEAAAAVPHIRDQLDRMGIDVPLVGDFHYNGHRLLTEYPACAEALSKYRINPGNVGKGDKRDKQFAQMVEVAAKYDKVVRIGVNWGSLDQELLAQMMDENGKLAEPFEPQQIMYRAIITSAVESARRAEDVGLRAGQIVLSCKMSGVQDLVSVYRALAKRCDYPLHLGLTEAGMGTKGTVASTAALSLLLQEGIGDTIRVSLTPQPGEARTQEVVVALEILQALGLRSFNPSVTACPGCGRTTSTTFQELAKQIDDYLRLQMPVWRARYPGVEKMKVAVMGCIVNGPGESKHADIGISLPGTGEAPAAPVFIDGEKALTLRGERIAEEFQALVENYIEKRYGSATAQHSTAPA; encoded by the coding sequence ATGACCCAGGCCCCTGCTGCCCTCGACGATTTCATTGAACCGGCGGTTCCTCTCGTGCGGCGCAACCTGCAGGCACAGGTGCGCTGGGGTGCGCGGCTGGTCACGATCGGTGGTGACGCGCCGGTCCGTGTGCAGTCGATGACCAACACCGACACGGTCGATGTGATCGAGACCGCGATCCAGATCAAGGAGCTGGCGGTGGCCGGCTCCGAACTCGTGCGCATCACCGTCAACACGCCCGAGGCGGCGGCGGCCGTGCCGCACATCCGCGATCAGCTCGACCGCATGGGCATCGACGTGCCGCTGGTGGGCGACTTCCACTACAACGGCCACCGTCTGCTCACCGAATACCCGGCGTGTGCCGAGGCCTTGTCGAAGTACCGCATCAACCCCGGCAACGTGGGCAAGGGCGACAAGCGCGACAAGCAGTTCGCCCAGATGGTCGAAGTGGCCGCCAAGTACGACAAGGTGGTGCGCATCGGCGTCAACTGGGGCAGCCTCGACCAGGAGCTGCTCGCGCAGATGATGGACGAGAACGGCAAGCTCGCCGAGCCCTTCGAGCCGCAGCAGATCATGTACCGCGCGATCATCACCTCGGCTGTCGAGTCAGCCCGGCGTGCCGAAGACGTTGGCCTGCGGGCCGGGCAGATCGTGCTGTCGTGCAAGATGTCCGGCGTGCAAGACCTCGTGAGCGTGTACCGAGCGCTCGCCAAGCGCTGCGACTACCCGCTGCACCTCGGCCTCACCGAAGCCGGCATGGGCACCAAGGGGACGGTGGCCTCGACCGCCGCGCTGTCGCTGCTGCTGCAAGAAGGCATCGGCGACACCATCCGTGTCTCGCTCACCCCGCAGCCCGGTGAAGCCCGTACGCAGGAGGTCGTGGTCGCGCTGGAGATCCTGCAAGCCCTCGGCCTGCGCTCCTTCAACCCGAGCGTGACCGCCTGCCCGGGCTGCGGCCGCACCACCAGCACCACCTTCCAGGAACTTGCCAAGCAGATCGACGACTACCTGCGCCTGCAGATGCCGGTGTGGCGTGCGCGTTACCCCGGCGTCGAGAAGATGAAGGTTGCGGTGATGGGCTGCATCGTCAACGGCCCGGGCGAGAGCAAGCATGCCGACATTGGCATCAGCCTGCCCGGCACCGGTGAAGCACCGGCCGCGCCGGTGTTCATCGACGGCGAAAAGGCACTCACGCTGCGCGGAGAGCGAATCGCCGAAGAATTCCAGGCGCTCGTCGAGAACTACATCGAGAAGCGCTACGGCAGCGCGACCGCACAGCATTCGACCGCGCCGGCCTGA
- the hflX gene encoding GTPase HflX yields MTAAAPTAASAAGDSPRAILVGVDLGGRAHFDETLDELALLAESAGDLPVARVIAKRKAPDPALFVGSGKADEIKALVEGHKAEAVLFDQALSPAQQRNLERHLGVAVADRTMLILEIFGARAQSHEGKLQVELARLQYLSTRLVRRWSHLERQRGGIGTRGGPGEAQIELDRRMIAERIKSVKERLVKVKRQRGTQRRSRERSGTFRISLVGYTNAGKSTLFNALVKARAYAADQLFATLDTTTRQLYLEEIDTTASLSDTVGFIRDLPHKLVEAFEATLQEAADADLLLHVVDAASPVLDEQMAEVQRVLHEIGADAIPQILVYNKLDNLPESQRPHVSSDVLECDGGVRVQRVFVSALNGTGLPELRRLIAAAVTASQGASLNFDAVAPDSAASEPRLEIETEDDPRAYRRQL; encoded by the coding sequence TTGACTGCAGCGGCACCCACCGCCGCTTCGGCGGCGGGCGATTCTCCTCGGGCCATCCTGGTGGGCGTGGACCTTGGTGGTCGCGCGCATTTCGACGAGACCCTCGACGAACTGGCATTGCTGGCCGAATCAGCGGGTGATCTGCCGGTCGCACGGGTCATCGCCAAGCGCAAGGCGCCGGACCCGGCGCTTTTCGTGGGCTCGGGCAAGGCTGACGAGATCAAGGCGCTCGTGGAGGGCCACAAGGCCGAGGCGGTGCTGTTCGACCAGGCCTTGTCGCCGGCCCAGCAGCGCAACCTCGAGCGCCACCTCGGTGTGGCTGTCGCCGACCGCACCATGCTCATCCTCGAGATCTTCGGCGCCCGCGCGCAAAGCCACGAGGGCAAGTTGCAGGTCGAGCTGGCACGTCTGCAGTACCTGTCGACCCGTCTCGTGCGGCGCTGGAGCCACCTGGAGCGCCAGCGCGGCGGCATCGGCACACGCGGGGGCCCGGGCGAAGCCCAGATCGAACTCGACCGCCGCATGATCGCCGAGCGCATCAAGTCGGTGAAAGAGCGCCTGGTGAAGGTCAAGCGCCAGCGCGGCACGCAGCGGCGTTCGCGCGAGCGCAGCGGCACGTTCCGCATTTCGCTTGTCGGCTACACCAACGCCGGCAAGTCGACGCTCTTCAATGCCCTTGTGAAGGCGCGAGCCTACGCGGCCGACCAGCTTTTCGCCACACTCGACACGACCACCCGCCAGCTCTACCTCGAAGAGATCGACACGACGGCGTCGCTTTCCGACACGGTGGGCTTCATCCGCGACCTGCCGCACAAGCTGGTCGAGGCGTTCGAGGCCACGCTGCAGGAGGCGGCCGATGCCGACCTGCTGCTGCATGTGGTCGACGCCGCCAGCCCCGTGCTTGACGAGCAGATGGCCGAAGTCCAGCGTGTGTTGCACGAAATCGGCGCCGACGCCATTCCGCAGATCCTCGTCTACAACAAACTCGATAATCTCCCCGAGTCGCAGCGGCCCCACGTTTCGAGCGATGTGCTCGAATGTGACGGCGGTGTGCGCGTCCAGCGTGTGTTCGTGAGTGCATTGAACGGCACCGGGCTGCCAGAGCTGCGGCGATTGATTGCCGCAGCGGTGACAGCCAGCCAGGGCGCGAGCTTGAACTTCGACGCGGTGGCGCCAGATTCCGCAGCATCGGAACCTCGGCTTGAAATCGAGACCGAAGACGACCCCAGAGCGTACAGACGACAACTCTGA
- the hisS gene encoding histidine--tRNA ligase, with the protein MADKKNAALQAVKGMNDILPPSVRRTEKLPDSAIWAWFETTVRRVLSNYGYQYLLTPIVEPTALFVRGLGEVTDIVEKEMYSFTDSMNGDKLTLRPEATAGIVRAMVEHNALYNGPLRIWTMGPMFRHERPQKGRYRQFNQLDVEALGFAGPDVDAEMILMVRSLWRELGLVVGEHVRLEINSLGQPEERRAHREALIRHFEQHVDTLDEDAKRRLHSNPLRILDTKNPAMQAVVESAPKLMDFLGEASLAHFNAVRKVLDAAGLDYRVNSRLVRGMDYYNLTVFEWVTDHLGSQGTVCGGGRYDGLIEQLGGKPAPAVGFGLGIERLLLLLQELAVPVPSSAPLAYAVIPSEATVAQAMVTIEALRQAGVSVLMHAGGGSMKSQFKRADASGARFALIFGDDEVARGEVSLKSLRDAAVPQRSLRLADAATWAAELLAA; encoded by the coding sequence ATGGCTGACAAAAAGAACGCCGCCTTGCAGGCCGTGAAGGGCATGAACGACATCCTGCCGCCCTCGGTGCGGCGCACCGAGAAGCTGCCCGATTCGGCCATCTGGGCCTGGTTCGAGACCACCGTACGCCGTGTGCTGTCGAACTATGGCTACCAGTACCTGCTGACCCCGATCGTCGAACCCACCGCGCTGTTCGTGCGTGGCCTCGGTGAGGTGACCGACATCGTCGAGAAGGAGATGTACTCCTTCACCGATTCGATGAATGGCGACAAGCTCACGCTTCGCCCCGAAGCCACGGCCGGCATCGTGCGTGCGATGGTCGAGCACAACGCGCTCTACAACGGGCCGCTGCGCATCTGGACGATGGGGCCGATGTTCCGCCACGAGCGGCCGCAGAAGGGGCGCTACCGGCAGTTCAACCAGCTCGACGTCGAGGCGCTCGGCTTTGCCGGCCCCGACGTCGATGCCGAGATGATCCTGATGGTGCGCAGCCTCTGGCGCGAGCTGGGGCTGGTGGTCGGGGAGCACGTGCGACTGGAGATCAACAGCCTCGGCCAGCCCGAAGAGCGCCGCGCCCACCGCGAGGCGCTGATCCGCCACTTCGAGCAGCACGTCGACACGCTCGACGAAGACGCCAAGCGCCGTCTGCACAGCAATCCGCTGCGCATCCTCGACACCAAGAACCCGGCGATGCAGGCGGTGGTCGAATCCGCGCCCAAGCTGATGGACTTCCTGGGGGAAGCCTCGCTCGCGCACTTCAACGCCGTGCGCAAGGTGCTCGATGCGGCCGGGCTCGACTACCGCGTCAACTCCCGCCTGGTACGAGGCATGGACTATTACAACCTCACCGTCTTCGAGTGGGTCACCGACCATCTCGGCTCGCAAGGCACCGTGTGCGGTGGCGGTCGCTACGACGGGCTGATCGAACAGCTGGGTGGCAAGCCGGCGCCGGCGGTGGGCTTCGGCCTCGGCATCGAGCGCCTGTTGCTGCTGCTGCAGGAACTGGCCGTGCCGGTGCCCAGCAGCGCGCCGCTCGCCTATGCCGTGATTCCGAGCGAGGCGACGGTGGCGCAGGCGATGGTCACGATCGAGGCGCTGCGGCAGGCCGGCGTTTCGGTGCTGATGCACGCCGGTGGCGGCAGCATGAAGAGCCAGTTCAAACGCGCCGACGCCAGCGGCGCCCGATTTGCCCTCATCTTCGGGGACGACGAAGTGGCACGCGGCGAGGTGTCGCTCAAATCCTTGCGCGATGCGGCCGTGCCGCAGCGCAGCCTGCGCCTCGCGGACGCGGCCACCTGGGCGGCCGAACTGCTGGCCGCATAA
- the rlmN gene encoding 23S rRNA (adenine(2503)-C(2))-methyltransferase RlmN translates to MTPANLLDFDLDGLAAYCEKLGEKRFRATQLFRWIHQKGEADFSAMSDLAKSLRDKLAGVAVVSPLSIVNEQASSDGTIKWLFDVGGGNAVESVFIPEDDRGTLCVSSQAGCAVGCRFCSTGHQGFSRNLTTGEIVAQLWFAEHHLRKRLNLAPGERAITNVVMMGMGEPLQNYSALVPALRVMLDDHGYGLSRRRVTVSTSGVVPMIDRLREDCPVALAVSLHAPDDALRDNLVPLNKKYPITELFDACNRYLERAPRDFITFEYCMLDGVNDTQAHAEALVQISRRVSCKFNLIPFNPFPESGLTRSPRERVMAFARVLQDAGVVTTVRKTRGDDIAAACGQLAGEVQDRTNVAQRMTRSPIQIHRKTPSSNPPEKHA, encoded by the coding sequence ATGACACCGGCCAACCTGCTCGACTTCGATCTCGACGGACTGGCCGCGTATTGCGAAAAGCTGGGTGAGAAGCGATTTCGCGCCACCCAGCTATTTCGTTGGATCCATCAAAAGGGCGAAGCCGATTTCTCGGCCATGTCCGACCTGGCGAAATCGCTTCGCGACAAGCTTGCGGGTGTTGCGGTCGTGTCGCCGTTGTCCATCGTCAACGAGCAGGCCTCGAGCGATGGCACCATCAAATGGCTCTTCGATGTTGGCGGCGGCAACGCTGTCGAGAGCGTCTTCATTCCCGAAGATGACCGCGGCACCTTGTGCGTCTCGTCACAAGCCGGGTGCGCCGTGGGCTGCCGTTTCTGCTCGACCGGCCACCAGGGCTTCAGCCGCAATCTCACCACCGGCGAGATCGTGGCCCAGTTGTGGTTTGCCGAACACCATCTGCGCAAGCGGCTGAACCTGGCACCGGGCGAACGGGCCATCACCAACGTCGTGATGATGGGCATGGGCGAACCGCTGCAGAACTACTCGGCCCTGGTGCCCGCGTTGCGCGTGATGCTCGATGACCATGGCTATGGCCTGTCGCGCCGTCGGGTCACCGTCTCCACCTCGGGCGTGGTGCCGATGATCGACCGCCTGCGCGAAGACTGCCCGGTCGCTCTGGCGGTCTCGCTGCATGCACCCGACGACGCGCTGCGCGACAACCTCGTGCCGCTCAACAAGAAGTACCCGATCACCGAGCTGTTCGATGCGTGCAACCGCTACCTCGAGCGTGCGCCGCGCGACTTCATCACCTTCGAGTACTGCATGCTCGACGGCGTGAACGACACCCAGGCCCATGCCGAGGCGCTGGTGCAGATCAGCCGCCGGGTGTCATGCAAGTTCAACCTGATTCCGTTCAACCCGTTCCCCGAGTCTGGCCTGACGCGTTCGCCGCGCGAGCGTGTGATGGCGTTTGCGCGCGTGCTGCAAGACGCCGGTGTGGTGACGACGGTGCGCAAGACACGCGGCGACGACATCGCTGCCGCCTGCGGACAGCTTGCGGGCGAGGTGCAAGACCGTACCAACGTCGCCCAGCGCATGACGCGTTCGCCGATCCAGATCCATCGCAAGACCCCTTCGTCCAACCCTCCGGAGAAACATGCATGA
- the hfq gene encoding RNA chaperone Hfq, protein MSNKGQLLQDPFLNLLRKEHVPVSIYLVNGIKLQGHIESFDQYVVLLRNTVTQMVYKHAISTVVPGRAVNFHAAEAPEQT, encoded by the coding sequence GTGAGCAATAAAGGGCAGCTTCTACAAGACCCATTTCTGAACCTGCTTCGCAAGGAGCACGTTCCGGTGTCGATCTACCTTGTGAACGGCATCAAACTGCAGGGCCACATCGAGTCCTTCGACCAGTACGTGGTGCTGTTGCGCAATACCGTGACGCAGATGGTCTACAAGCACGCGATCTCGACCGTCGTGCCGGGCCGCGCGGTGAATTTCCACGCCGCCGAGGCCCCGGAGCAGACCTGA
- the bamB gene encoding outer membrane protein assembly factor BamB, translating to MLLALVGCAGSGRPDPTPLQPLEPKVTGRQVWNEDIGKISFPLAVSVNGGVFTVADDSGLVLALQAETGKEIWRAEVGDKLSAGVGSDGRFTSVVTRNNQLVTLQAGKVAWRKALPSRVVTAPLVAGERVFVVAVDRSVHAFDALDGRKLWTYQRPSDALNLASPSVLMPFKDTLVVGQGAKLAGLDPLVGSMRWEATLASPRGTNEVERLADVVGPAARVRDTLCARSYQAAVACVNAERGSTIWTRNAGGITGVGADDQMVIGVDATDRVSAWKISDGTPAWTVESLLYRSLSAPLVIGKAAVVGDVKGMVHWFARDTGEAVLRLPTDGSAIKSVPVASGLTLLVVTSDGGLYAFRPQ from the coding sequence ATGCTTCTGGCGCTGGTGGGCTGTGCCGGCTCCGGTCGACCCGACCCGACGCCGCTGCAACCGCTGGAGCCCAAGGTCACCGGCCGGCAGGTCTGGAACGAAGACATCGGCAAGATCAGCTTTCCGCTCGCCGTGTCCGTGAACGGCGGCGTCTTCACCGTGGCCGATGACAGTGGACTCGTCCTCGCTCTCCAGGCCGAGACCGGCAAGGAAATCTGGCGCGCCGAGGTGGGTGACAAGCTGAGCGCCGGTGTGGGCAGCGACGGGCGTTTTACGAGTGTCGTGACGCGCAACAACCAGCTCGTCACCCTGCAGGCCGGCAAGGTCGCCTGGCGCAAGGCCTTGCCCTCGCGCGTGGTCACCGCGCCGCTGGTGGCGGGCGAGCGGGTGTTCGTGGTGGCGGTCGATCGTTCGGTGCATGCCTTCGACGCGCTCGATGGCCGCAAGCTCTGGACCTACCAGCGCCCGAGCGACGCGCTCAACCTCGCCAGCCCCAGTGTGCTGATGCCGTTCAAGGACACGCTGGTGGTCGGGCAGGGTGCCAAGCTCGCCGGGCTTGACCCCTTGGTCGGCAGCATGCGCTGGGAGGCGACGTTGGCGTCGCCGCGCGGCACCAACGAAGTCGAGCGCCTGGCCGACGTGGTGGGCCCGGCCGCACGGGTGCGCGACACCCTCTGCGCGCGCTCGTACCAGGCCGCGGTCGCGTGCGTCAACGCCGAGCGCGGCAGCACGATCTGGACGCGCAATGCCGGTGGCATCACGGGCGTGGGCGCCGACGACCAGATGGTGATCGGGGTCGACGCGACCGATCGCGTCAGCGCCTGGAAGATCAGCGATGGCACGCCCGCGTGGACCGTCGAAAGCCTGCTCTACCGCAGTCTGAGTGCGCCCCTCGTGATCGGCAAGGCAGCGGTCGTCGGCGACGTGAAGGGCATGGTCCACTGGTTTGCGCGCGACACAGGCGAAGCCGTGCTGCGCCTGCCCACCGATGGCAGCGCCATCAAGAGCGTGCCGGTGGCGTCTGGCCTCACCTTGCTGGTGGTCACGAGCGACGGTGGGCTGTATGCCTTCCGGCCCCAGTGA
- a CDS encoding DUF4115 domain-containing protein, translated as MLALLPQPADQGLSQLSRGLNEPFRDKPGRRVPSDLSFLKSPIVIAAGVLVLASAAMYLLPAGWVDELTQPGNGIVARDGDAASVPAPMASAVMTLPPPAVVMAASDALPAPVSQPASASASGAAAASAPSATASLPAAAAVAPNGALLLRAKAQSWVEVIDGRGNPLMSRLLEAGETVGLDGPTPLRVRIGNASATQVSFRGRPVDLSPSRDNVAKLELR; from the coding sequence GTGCTGGCCCTCTTGCCGCAGCCGGCCGACCAGGGCCTGTCGCAGCTGAGCCGGGGCCTGAACGAGCCGTTCCGCGACAAGCCGGGGCGACGTGTCCCGAGCGACCTGAGTTTCCTCAAGAGTCCGATCGTGATCGCAGCCGGTGTGCTGGTGCTGGCGAGTGCGGCGATGTACCTGTTGCCGGCAGGCTGGGTGGACGAACTCACGCAACCGGGCAACGGCATCGTGGCGCGCGACGGCGACGCGGCGTCGGTCCCCGCACCCATGGCCTCCGCCGTCATGACATTGCCGCCGCCGGCGGTTGTGATGGCGGCGTCCGATGCCTTGCCGGCGCCGGTTTCGCAGCCTGCATCGGCGTCGGCGTCGGGTGCCGCGGCGGCTTCTGCGCCGTCCGCCACCGCGTCATTGCCGGCGGCTGCAGCCGTCGCGCCAAACGGCGCACTCCTGCTGCGCGCTAAAGCCCAGTCGTGGGTCGAGGTGATCGACGGCCGGGGCAACCCCTTGATGTCGCGTTTGCTCGAAGCCGGAGAAACCGTGGGCCTCGATGGGCCTACTCCGCTGCGGGTGAGAATCGGCAACGCCTCGGCCACGCAGGTGTCGTTCCGCGGTCGCCCGGTCGATCTCTCGCCCTCGCGCGACAACGTGGCCAAGCTAGAACTCAGGTGA
- a CDS encoding helix-turn-helix domain-containing protein produces the protein MSDTLDDTPIAQPVPTPDTAGSLLRQARVAKGLHIAALATSIKVAPRKLELLEADRYDETLARPSPARWHRPFAAPSRSMRRRCWPSCRSRPTRACRS, from the coding sequence ATGAGTGACACGCTGGACGACACCCCGATCGCCCAACCCGTTCCCACCCCCGACACCGCGGGCAGCCTGCTCAGGCAGGCACGTGTGGCCAAGGGCTTGCACATTGCGGCGCTGGCGACGTCCATCAAGGTGGCACCGCGCAAGCTTGAGCTGCTCGAAGCCGATCGGTACGACGAAACCCTGGCGCGACCTTCACCCGCGCGCTGGCACAGACCGTTTGCCGCACCCTCAAGATCGATGCGGCGCCGGTGCTGGCCCTCTTGCCGCAGCCGGCCGACCAGGGCCTGTCGCAGCTGA
- the pilW gene encoding type IV pilus biogenesis/stability protein PilW translates to MSLGRSRLWVVVASWVVGAWIAGCALPPPQPAPGETRDRVTESDESETSKRARVRLELASAYFSRGQHTTALDEVKQAVSLNPNLGEAYNLRGLIYAALGDDTLAQESFKRALQINPNDGDSLHNYGWYQCQQKRYREAQAMFQQALATQQYPSAPRTLMISGVCHARAGEWPEAELALTKAYERDPSNLATAVNLAEVLLRRGEAERARFYIRRVNSTPNQSSAQTLWLAARIEHKLNNRQGVNETRP, encoded by the coding sequence ATGAGTCTGGGCCGCAGTCGCTTGTGGGTCGTCGTCGCCAGCTGGGTGGTCGGTGCATGGATCGCGGGCTGTGCCTTGCCTCCGCCGCAGCCCGCACCGGGCGAGACGCGTGACCGCGTCACCGAATCCGACGAAAGCGAAACCAGCAAGCGCGCCCGTGTGCGCCTCGAACTCGCCAGCGCCTATTTCAGCCGCGGCCAGCACACCACCGCGCTCGACGAAGTGAAGCAAGCCGTGTCGCTGAACCCCAACCTGGGCGAGGCCTACAACCTGCGCGGCCTGATCTACGCCGCCCTGGGGGACGACACGCTGGCGCAAGAGAGTTTCAAGCGTGCCCTGCAAATCAACCCCAACGACGGCGACAGCCTGCACAACTACGGCTGGTACCAATGCCAGCAGAAGCGCTATCGCGAGGCGCAGGCCATGTTCCAGCAGGCGCTGGCCACCCAGCAGTACCCGTCAGCACCTCGCACGCTGATGATCAGCGGCGTGTGCCATGCCCGCGCCGGCGAGTGGCCCGAGGCGGAACTCGCCTTGACCAAGGCCTACGAGCGCGATCCGTCGAACCTGGCGACCGCGGTGAACCTGGCCGAGGTGCTGCTGCGGCGTGGGGAGGCCGAGCGGGCCCGTTTCTACATCCGCCGGGTGAACTCGACGCCGAACCAATCCAGCGCACAGACGCTGTGGCTGGCTGCACGCATCGAACACAAGCTCAACAATCGCCAGGGAGTCAACGAAACTCGGCCGTGA
- a CDS encoding tetratricopeptide repeat protein, which produces MATHLDLEEQEQLDQLKAFWKQYGNLITWVLVLALGGYAAWMGWNNWKREQAVKAGVLFEELEKAAQAGDVDKTVRVFGDMKERFGRTGYAQQSALVTAKLQHEKGQGEAARSTLAWAAENASEDEYRTVARLRLAGLLLDEKKYDEALKQLDGATGKEFAGLVADRRGDVLLAQGKKDDAKAAYLQAWKTLEETVEYRRIVEAKLAALGAAPAETAKATTASGAGK; this is translated from the coding sequence ATGGCCACGCATCTCGACCTCGAAGAACAAGAGCAGCTCGACCAGCTGAAAGCCTTCTGGAAGCAGTACGGCAACCTCATCACCTGGGTGCTGGTCCTGGCTCTGGGCGGGTACGCCGCCTGGATGGGCTGGAACAACTGGAAGCGCGAGCAGGCGGTCAAAGCCGGCGTGCTCTTCGAGGAACTGGAGAAGGCCGCGCAGGCCGGTGACGTCGACAAGACCGTGCGTGTCTTCGGCGACATGAAAGAGCGCTTCGGCCGCACCGGCTATGCGCAGCAGAGCGCGCTGGTCACCGCCAAGCTGCAGCATGAGAAGGGCCAGGGCGAAGCGGCGCGCAGCACGCTCGCCTGGGCGGCCGAGAACGCGAGCGAAGACGAATACCGCACGGTGGCGCGCCTGCGTCTGGCGGGCCTGTTGCTCGACGAGAAGAAGTACGACGAAGCCCTGAAGCAGCTCGATGGTGCAACGGGCAAGGAATTCGCCGGGCTCGTCGCCGATCGCCGTGGCGATGTGTTGCTCGCTCAAGGAAAGAAGGACGACGCCAAGGCGGCGTACCTGCAGGCCTGGAAGACGCTCGAAGAGACGGTGGAATACCGTCGCATCGTCGAAGCCAAGCTCGCCGCGCTCGGCGCGGCTCCGGCCGAGACGGCGAAGGCCACCACCGCGTCGGGGGCCGGCAAATGA
- the der gene encoding ribosome biogenesis GTPase Der yields MKPVIAVVGRPNVGKSTLFNRMTKSRDAIVADFSGLTRDRHYGDGRLADREYIVVDTGGFEPDSSTGIVKEMAKQTRQAVAEADAVIFVVDLRAGVSAQDHDIARYLRTANKKVFLAANKAEGMSDSPLLGELYELGMGAPHPISSAHGQGIRSLLDAVLADFPFDEEPDDEGAGEQAPIRLAVAGRPNVGKSTLINTWLGEERLVAFDMPGTTRDAIRVPFERHGQKFELIDTAGLRRKGKVFEAIEKFSVVKTLQAIASADVVLLLLDATQGVSEQDAHIAGYILESGRAVVLAVNKWDAIDDYQREVLERSIAQRLAFLKFAPVLRISALKRQGMGPLWQAIADAHASATRKMSTPVLTRLLHEAVEFQTPKRSGTFRPKLRYAHQGGMSPPVIVIHGNSLEHVTDVYKRYLEMRFREHFKLVGTPLRIEMRSGKNPYADKD; encoded by the coding sequence ATGAAACCAGTGATCGCGGTGGTGGGCCGCCCGAACGTCGGCAAGTCCACTCTGTTCAACCGCATGACGAAGAGCCGCGATGCGATCGTGGCCGACTTCTCCGGTTTGACGCGCGACCGGCACTACGGCGACGGCCGCCTGGCCGATCGCGAGTACATCGTGGTCGACACCGGCGGTTTCGAGCCCGACAGCTCCACCGGCATCGTCAAGGAGATGGCCAAGCAGACCCGCCAGGCCGTGGCCGAGGCGGATGCGGTGATCTTCGTCGTCGACCTTCGGGCGGGCGTGTCGGCGCAGGACCACGACATCGCGCGCTACCTGCGCACGGCCAACAAGAAGGTCTTTCTTGCGGCCAACAAGGCTGAAGGCATGAGCGACTCGCCGTTGCTCGGTGAGTTGTACGAGCTGGGCATGGGCGCGCCGCACCCCATCTCGTCGGCGCACGGGCAGGGCATCCGCAGCTTGCTCGATGCCGTGCTGGCGGACTTCCCGTTCGACGAGGAGCCCGACGACGAGGGCGCCGGCGAGCAGGCGCCGATACGGTTGGCCGTCGCCGGCCGCCCCAACGTGGGCAAGTCCACCCTCATCAACACCTGGCTCGGCGAAGAGCGGCTGGTTGCGTTCGACATGCCCGGCACGACGCGTGATGCGATCCGCGTGCCCTTCGAGCGGCACGGACAGAAGTTCGAGCTGATCGACACCGCCGGCCTGCGCCGCAAGGGCAAGGTGTTCGAGGCGATCGAGAAGTTCTCGGTGGTCAAGACGCTGCAGGCCATCGCCAGTGCCGACGTGGTGCTGCTGCTGCTCGACGCCACCCAGGGGGTGAGCGAGCAGGACGCCCACATCGCCGGCTACATCCTCGAAAGCGGGCGCGCCGTGGTGTTGGCGGTCAACAAGTGGGACGCCATCGACGACTACCAGCGTGAGGTGCTGGAGCGCTCGATCGCCCAGCGGCTTGCGTTTCTGAAGTTCGCACCGGTTTTGCGCATTTCAGCGCTCAAGCGGCAGGGCATGGGGCCGCTGTGGCAGGCCATCGCCGATGCCCACGCATCGGCCACGCGCAAGATGAGCACGCCGGTGCTGACCCGATTGCTGCACGAGGCGGTGGAATTCCAGACGCCCAAGCGTTCGGGTACATTCCGCCCGAAGCTGCGTTACGCGCACCAAGGTGGGATGAGCCCACCGGTGATCGTGATCCACGGCAATTCGCTGGAGCATGTGACCGACGTCTACAAGCGCTATCTTGAGATGCGCTTCCGCGAGCACTTCAAGCTGGTGGGCACGCCGCTGCGCATCGAGATGCGCTCGGGGAAGAATCCCTACGCCGACAAAGACTAG